A single genomic interval of Phocoenobacter uteri harbors:
- the rbsD gene encoding D-ribose pyranase produces MKKNMLLNSPLSQVISLMGHTDGITLCDAGLPIPEANNRIDLALVKDVPKFVEVLKATIEELFVERVLLAEEIKTVNPAVYQQVLTILSELEQKQNNNIQIDFVSHEQFKQKTKETKAFVRSGECSPYANIILYSGVPF; encoded by the coding sequence ATGAAAAAGAATATGTTACTTAATTCGCCATTATCACAAGTGATTTCACTAATGGGACATACCGATGGCATTACATTATGCGATGCTGGATTGCCTATTCCAGAGGCTAATAATCGTATTGATTTGGCATTAGTCAAAGATGTGCCTAAATTTGTTGAGGTATTAAAAGCGACAATTGAAGAACTTTTTGTGGAAAGGGTGTTACTTGCCGAAGAAATTAAAACGGTTAATCCAGCGGTGTATCAACAAGTTTTAACGATTTTGAGCGAACTTGAACAAAAACAAAATAATAACATTCAGATTGATTTTGTTTCTCACGAACAATTCAAGCAAAAAACAAAAGAAACCAAAGCCTTTGTTCGTTCAGGGGAATGTTCGCCTTATGCGAATATTATTTTATATTCTGGCGTACCATTCTAG